CCGGGCACCGCCCGGCGCCACTCAGGCCCGGCACCACTCAGGCTGGCACCACTCAGGCTGGCACCGAGATCCCGACCCCGCCACGGGTCTGCCCGCCGTAGCGCCGGATCTCGGCGGCCAGGTCCAGCCGGCCGATCCTGGTCCGGGCGGCGATGGCGGCGTCGTCCAGCAGGTCGGCGGGCACCAGCCAGACCACCTCGAACTCCAGCCCGTCCGGATCCTGACCGTAGAGGCTCTTGGTGGTGCCGTGGTCGGAGGTGCCGACCAGCGCGCCCGCCGCCGTCAGCCGCCGGGCGGTGGCGGCCAGCTCGTCAAGCGTGTCCACCTCCCAGGCCAGGTGGTACAGGCCGACGGTGGCCCGCCCGGCGGTCGACCGGCCGGCGCTCGCGCCGACCTCGAAGAGACCGAGGTCGTGGTCGTTGGTGGAGCCGGGCGCCTGGAGGAAGGCGGCACCCCGGAACCCCTCGGGGGTCATCGGCACCCGGCGGAAGCCCAGCACGTCGCGGTAGAACGCGACGCTGCGCTCGAGGTCACCGACGTAGAGGACGGCGTGGTTGAGGCGATGGATTCCCATGCCACCGAGACTAGCTCGCTTTAGTTGAGCGTTCAACTATATGGGTATGATGGTGGTCATGACCCGCTGGCTGGACCCGGACGAGCAGCGCACCTGGCGGGCGTTCCTGGCCGCCTCCCGGGCGCTGATGGAGACGCTCGACCGGGAGCTGCAACGCGACGCCAACATGCCGCACGCCTACTACGAGATCCTGGTATGCCTCTCCGAGGCACCCGAGCGGCGGCTCCGGATGAGCGAGCTGGCCGACGCCACCGGTTCCTCGCGCAGCCGGCTCTCCCACGCCGTGTCCCGGCTGGAGGCGGCCGGCTGGGTCCGCCGCGACGACTGCCCGACCGACCGGCGCGGCCAGCTCGCCCTCCTCACCGACGAGGGCTTCGCCGCCCTGGCCGCCGCCGCGCCCGGCCATGTCGAGGGGGTACGCCGGCACCTGTTCGACGCGCTCAGTCCCGCTCAGGTCGACCAGTTACGCCGGATCAGCGAGGCATTGACCGATCGCCTGACCCGTCCCTGACCGGATCCTGACCGAACCACTCCGGCGCGGGTCTTGTACATAACGTCGTCGGATGAGCACGATGGGGCGTGCCCTCCGGCTTCGGTGAACTGACTGATCAGGCGCACGACCTGGTCTCCGCCGGCGATCTCGCCGGCGCCCAACGGCTGCTCGCCGACGCGCTGACCGGCGCCGACCCGCGCCCGGCCAACGCCACGCCCGAGATTGCCGAGGCGGCCGGCCTGCATGCGCGGGTGCTGCTCGCGCTCGGCGAGCCGCAGTCGGCCCGGGGCTGGGCCGCCTACGCGTACGCCGCCAGCACCCGGCTGCTCGGCCGCCCCGATCCGCGTACGGTGGCCGCCGCGGCGACCCTGGCGGCGGTGCTGCACCGGGTGGGCAGTTGGTCGCGGGCGGCGCGGCTGTACCAGGAAGTGATCATCGAGCTGACCGCATCCGACGGGCCGGAGTCGCTGCGGGTGCTCGCCGCCCACGCCGACCTGGCCACCGTGGAGTACGCCCGAGGTCAGTGCGAGGTTGCCCGCGACCGTCTCCAGGACGCCTGGGAACTGCACCGCGAGGTGTACGGCGACGGCCACCCGAGCGGGATCAAGATGCTGGCCCGGCTCGGATCGATGCAGCGCGACTGCGGGCACTTCGTCGAGGGGCACGACAACCTGGCTCTGGCCGGTGAGTTGGCCCGCCAGCACCTCGCCCCGGACGACCCGCTGACCGCGCAGGTCGCGGCGCTGGCCCGGGCGGCGGCCAATCCAGGCCATGTCTGCACCGACACCCCGCCGGTCAGTACCGCGGACCCGGTCGTGCCGGCCGCCCGCACCCCACCGCCGGACGACGCCGAGCATCTGGCGTGGACGGCACCACCGGACGAGCAGCCGACGCCGCCCGACGCCCCGAGATGGGCGGCACCACCGGACGATGAACTGACGCCGCCGCCCGACGCCCCGAGATGGGCCGCGACACCGAACGGGCAGCCGACGCCGCCGCCCGACGCCCCGGGATGGGCGGCGATACCGGACGAGGAGCCGGCACGGCCGGGCTGGCCCGATCTGGACGACGCCGATCAGGAGTGGCGGACGGGGTACCGCGCCGGTCGGGAGCAGCATCCCGCGGAGGGTTACCACCCGAGCCACGGGTACCAGCCGGCCGAGCACCCATCCGCTGGGCACCCATCCGCCGGGCACCCGCCGGCCGGTGCGGCGCCGGCGGTGCCCACGCCACGGCAGCCGGCGGACGGCCCGGCCGGGCCGCCGGAGGACTGGTGGATCGGCCCTCCGACCGAGCAGCTGGCCGAGCCGGATCCGCGCCCCGAGGACCCGGAGACCGGTGCGGCGCACCAGGCGACCGGTCCGGAGGACCAGGCGACCGGTCCGGAGGACCAGGCGACCGACACGGCCGTGCCGCCGAGCGTGATCGGACTGGCCGGCCCGCCGCAGGCTCCCGGGGTGTACCGGATGCGCCGGGTCACCGAGCCGGCGCAACCGGAGACGCCGTCACGGATGCGCCGGGCGGCCGAGCCGGGGACACCGTCACGCCTGCTGCCGGTGCCGGTACGCCGTGCCGCCGTACCGCCGCCCCGGCGGTCGAACCGGCTGGTGCCGATCGTCGCGGCGGGGGTCCTCGTGGTGCTCCTCGGCGCCGCGGCGGTCATCGCCGGGGTGTCCCGCGTCGACGGCGGCGGCGACCCGGCACCCCCGGCCGCGAGCGGCGCACCGACCGCCGCACCGAGCGACGCGGCGACCCCGACGACCACGGCCCCCGAGGTGCCTCCCGTCTCCCCCGGCGCCGCGCCGAGCGGGCTGTCGCTGCGCGACAACCGGGACAGCGTGACCTTGCGGTGGACCTATCCGGCCGGCGGGGAAGGGCCGGTGATCGTCTCCGGCGGCCGGACCGGGCAGCCGCAGAACGCCTTCGCCGACCTGCCCGCCGGCAGCGACAGCTTCGTCGTCTACGGCCTCAACCGCAGCCTCGACTACTGCTTCACGGTGGCGGTCGCCTGGTCCACCGACACCATCGCCCGCTCCGGCGAGGTCTGCACCGAGCGTCGCTGAATCGCCGAGTCGCCGACGGCGGGGGCCGGGCGGGCGCGGTGACGGGATTGGCTTCACCGTTCGCCGCGCGGTACCTTGGGCAGTTCAGGCACAAAAAAGAACGGCTCGAATAAGCCGCTCTTAATTCGAATACTAGCCAATCGGGAGACGGATTGTCAAGGCACTCCGGCGGTTCGCCGTCCGACGACGAGATCGGCCGCGAGCAGGAGTACGTCTCGATGCTCTACCAGCGCCTGGACGACCTGCGGGAGCAGGCGTCGACGCGGCTGACCGAGGAGCTACGGGCCACCGGCGGCACGTTGCAGGCGCGTTCCCAACGCGACGGCACCGTTCGCATGTATGCCGACCAGGTGGAACAGTTCTCGGCGGTGGAGAACGGCCTCTGCTTCGGCCGGTTGGACACCGATGAGGGGGACAGTCACTACATCGGCCGGATCGGCATCTTCGACACCGACGGCGACTACGAGCCGCTGCTGATGGACTGGCGCGCCCCGGCCGCCCGCGCCTTCTACCTCGCCACCGCCGCCAACCCGCAGGGCATCCGGCGCCGCCGGCACCTGCGTACCCGGCAACGCAAGGTGGTCGGCCTCAACGACGAGGTGCTCGACCTGGCCACCGCCTCCCCCACCGCCCACGAGGAGCTGACCGGCGAGGCGTCGCTGCTGGCCGCGCTCAACGCGGGGCGCACGGGCCGGATGCGCGACATCGTCGAGACCATCCAGGCCGAACAGGACCGGATCATTCGCGCCGACCTGCCCGGCGTCCTGGTGGTGCAGGGCGGGCCGGGGACCGGCAAGACCGCCGTCGCGCTGCACCGGGCCGCGTACCTGCTCTACACCCACCGCCGGGAACTCTCCACCCGGGGCGTGCTGCTGGTCGGCCCCAACGTGACGTTCCTGCGCTACATCTCGCAGGTGCTGCCCGCGCTGGCCGAGACGGGCGTGCTGCTGCGTACCCAGGGCGATCTCTTCCCGGGGGTGAGCGCCCGCAGGACCGAGCCCGCCACCACCGCCGCCCTCAAGGGACGGTCCGCGATGGTCGAGGTGCTCGCCAACGCCGTACGCGATCGGCAGCGGGTGCCCGACGAACCGCTGGAGATCGAACTGCCGCAGCGGGAGATCCTCGTCCTCGACCCACAGACCGTACGCGCGGCGCGCGACCGGGCGCGGCGCAGCGGCCGGCCGCACAACCTGGCCCGCGCCGTCTTCGACATCGAGATCATCCATGCGCTGGCCGGCCAGGTCGCCGACCGGATCGGCGCCGACCCGTTGGGCGGGGAGAACCTGCTGGAGGAGGCGGATCTCGCCGAGATCCGCCGCGAACTGCGCGAGGAACCGGAGGTGCGGGCGGCGCTGGACGAACTGTGGCCGGTGCTCACGCCGCAGCGCCTGCTCGCCGACCTGTACGCCGACACCGACCGGCTCGACACCGCCGCGCCGCTGTTCACCGCCGACGAGCGGGCCGCGCTGCACCGCGAGCCGGGTGGCTGGACGCCGGCCGACGTGCCCCTGCTGGACGAGGCGGCGGAGCTGCTCGGCGAGGACGACCGCGCCGCCGCCGCCCGCCGGGAGCGGATCCGCTCCCTGCAACGCGAGTACGCCGAGGGCGTGCTGGAGATCGCCCGGGGTTCCCGGTCGATCGACGTCGAGGACGAGGCCGAGGGCGGCGAGATCCTCGGCGTGACCGACCTGCTCGACGCCGACCGGCTGCTGGAACGGCAGGAGGAGGCGGACCGGCTGACCACCGCGCAGCGGGCGGCGGCCGACCGGAGTTGGGCATTCGGCCACGTCATCGTCGACGAGGCGCAGGAGCTGTCGCCGATGGCCTGGCGGCTGCTGATGCGCCGCTGCCCGAGCCGGTCGATGACCATCGTGGGCGACGTCGCGCAGACCGGGGCGCTGGCCGGCACCCCGTCGTGGGCCGACGCGCTGGCGCCGTACGTGGCGGATCGGTGGCGGCTGACCGAGCTGACCGTCAGCTACCGCACCCCCGCCGAGATCATGGAGGTCGCCGCGGGCGTGCTGGCCGAGATCGACCCGGCGCTTCGCCCACCGCGGGCCGTACGCTCCAGCGGCGTCCCGCCGGTCGCCCGCGCCGTGCCGGCGCAGCGACTGGC
This is a stretch of genomic DNA from Micromonospora sp. WMMD1082. It encodes these proteins:
- a CDS encoding VOC family protein; translation: MGIHRLNHAVLYVGDLERSVAFYRDVLGFRRVPMTPEGFRGAAFLQAPGSTNDHDLGLFEVGASAGRSTAGRATVGLYHLAWEVDTLDELAATARRLTAAGALVGTSDHGTTKSLYGQDPDGLEFEVVWLVPADLLDDAAIAARTRIGRLDLAAEIRRYGGQTRGGVGISVPA
- a CDS encoding tetratricopeptide repeat protein; the protein is MPSGFGELTDQAHDLVSAGDLAGAQRLLADALTGADPRPANATPEIAEAAGLHARVLLALGEPQSARGWAAYAYAASTRLLGRPDPRTVAAAATLAAVLHRVGSWSRAARLYQEVIIELTASDGPESLRVLAAHADLATVEYARGQCEVARDRLQDAWELHREVYGDGHPSGIKMLARLGSMQRDCGHFVEGHDNLALAGELARQHLAPDDPLTAQVAALARAAANPGHVCTDTPPVSTADPVVPAARTPPPDDAEHLAWTAPPDEQPTPPDAPRWAAPPDDELTPPPDAPRWAATPNGQPTPPPDAPGWAAIPDEEPARPGWPDLDDADQEWRTGYRAGREQHPAEGYHPSHGYQPAEHPSAGHPSAGHPPAGAAPAVPTPRQPADGPAGPPEDWWIGPPTEQLAEPDPRPEDPETGAAHQATGPEDQATGPEDQATDTAVPPSVIGLAGPPQAPGVYRMRRVTEPAQPETPSRMRRAAEPGTPSRLLPVPVRRAAVPPPRRSNRLVPIVAAGVLVVLLGAAAVIAGVSRVDGGGDPAPPAASGAPTAAPSDAATPTTTAPEVPPVSPGAAPSGLSLRDNRDSVTLRWTYPAGGEGPVIVSGGRTGQPQNAFADLPAGSDSFVVYGLNRSLDYCFTVAVAWSTDTIARSGEVCTERR
- a CDS encoding AAA family ATPase, which codes for MLYQRLDDLREQASTRLTEELRATGGTLQARSQRDGTVRMYADQVEQFSAVENGLCFGRLDTDEGDSHYIGRIGIFDTDGDYEPLLMDWRAPAARAFYLATAANPQGIRRRRHLRTRQRKVVGLNDEVLDLATASPTAHEELTGEASLLAALNAGRTGRMRDIVETIQAEQDRIIRADLPGVLVVQGGPGTGKTAVALHRAAYLLYTHRRELSTRGVLLVGPNVTFLRYISQVLPALAETGVLLRTQGDLFPGVSARRTEPATTAALKGRSAMVEVLANAVRDRQRVPDEPLEIELPQREILVLDPQTVRAARDRARRSGRPHNLARAVFDIEIIHALAGQVADRIGADPLGGENLLEEADLAEIRRELREEPEVRAALDELWPVLTPQRLLADLYADTDRLDTAAPLFTADERAALHREPGGWTPADVPLLDEAAELLGEDDRAAAARRERIRSLQREYAEGVLEIARGSRSIDVEDEAEGGEILGVTDLLDADRLLERQEEADRLTTAQRAAADRSWAFGHVIVDEAQELSPMAWRLLMRRCPSRSMTIVGDVAQTGALAGTPSWADALAPYVADRWRLTELTVSYRTPAEIMEVAAGVLAEIDPALRPPRAVRSSGVPPVARAVPAQRLAAELVGVATAEAAGLTDGRLGVIVPAGRVDDLGAVLTAALPEAAVGEQPDLESRVVVLTVAEAKGLEFDSVIVVDPDRIVAESPRGRSDLYVALTRPTQHLTTLTPTP
- a CDS encoding MarR family transcriptional regulator, which produces MVVMTRWLDPDEQRTWRAFLAASRALMETLDRELQRDANMPHAYYEILVCLSEAPERRLRMSELADATGSSRSRLSHAVSRLEAAGWVRRDDCPTDRRGQLALLTDEGFAALAAAAPGHVEGVRRHLFDALSPAQVDQLRRISEALTDRLTRP